The sequence TTGCCGGTGCCCGGCTGGCCCACCAGCAGCACGCCCTTCGGCGCCGTGCCGCCCAGGCGCGTGTACTTCTCCGGGTGGCGGAGGAAGTCGACGACCTCCTCGAGCTCGGCCTTGGCCTCGTCGATGCCGGCGACGTCGTCGAAGGTCACGGTCAGGGAGCCGCCCTCGAAGCGCCGCGGGTCGCTCTTGCCGATCGCGAAGCCCAGGTTCCCGCCCAGGCGCCTTATCAGCAGGAAGCCCCCGCCGATCAGCAGGAGCGCCGGCACGAGCTGCAGGAAGAAGGTCAGGAGCGGGTTCCGCTCGGCGTCGGCGGCGACGGCGCTGACGACCACGCCCTGCTCGAGGAGCAGCGCGCCGATCTCCGGCAGCGCGAAGGCGGGCAGGGTGGTCGTGAACTCCTCCAGCTCGCGCTCGCCGCCCCGCACCGTGGCGACGGCGGCGGGACGCTCCAGCGTCACGGCGAGGGTCCGGTCGCGGGCGGTGACGCTGGCGACGTTGCCGGAGCGCAGCTGGCCGAGGAAGGCGGAGTAGGTGACGGCCGCGGGGCGCCGCGCCTGCGTGACCAGCACGGCCGCGACGGGAGCGGCGACGAGGACCGCGGCGGCGGCGACCAGGGCCCACGGGCGCCAGCGCCTGCGGGGAGCGCGCTCGACCCGCGTCACGACTCGTCCGCCTCGAGCACCGAGAGCGCCCCGAAGAGCTGGTCGACGCCGGCCATGCCGAGGCGCGCGATCTTCGGCTGCAGCGACGCGGCCAGGCAGTCGCGGCTGCGCGCCACCACGCGCTTGCCCTCGCGCGTCAGCGAGACGCGGAAGCGCCTGAGGTCCTGCGAGTCGACGGCCCGCTCCACCAGGCCGCGCCCCTCGAGGGAGCGCAGCAGGCGGCTGACCGTCGAGGGCGGGAGGCCCGTCGAACGGCTCACGACCGTGGGGTGGGAGGTCACGACGAGCTCGTTGAGCACGAGCAGCTCGGGGAAGCTGAGCCCGAGGCGGGAGGCGCAGCCCTCGCCGAAGCCGACGAGGGTCCGCCTCGCCCGCTGCAGGCTGGCCAGCAGCCGGAGCGCGGCCTCGCGCTCCGAGGTCGGCAGGGTCGAGCCGGGTGAGGTCACGGCGACAAGGATATGTCAGCCACAGGATAGTTGCAAATGGAAGTATTAGTGACGACGCGTCACACCCGCGGCCCACACCGCGCTCATGGGCGGCGCTCGACGGGGCGGGGCGGGCGCGCCCGGCCCCTCCCTCAGGCGGGGAAGGCGCGGGCGTGCGCCTCGCGCAGGCGCGCGAGGGTGAGGGCGGACGTGTCGGGCAGCGTCAGGTGGGCCGCCCCCAGGACGTCCTCTGGACCGACGCCGACCGCCGCCATGCCCGCCCCCACCACCGCCTCGACCCCGGCCGCCGCGTCCTCGACGCCGACGCACTCGTCGGTCAGCAGGCCGAGCGCGTGCGCGCCGCGCTCGAACGTCTCCGGCTCCGGCTTGCCGCGGAACACCAGGCTCGGGTCGACGACGGCGGCGAAGCGCCCCGCGAGGCCGAGGCGGGAGAGCACGGCGGGGGCGTTGCGGCTGGCCGACGCCAGGGCGAACCTCACGCCGGCGGCGTCGAGCTCGTCGAGCAGCTCGCGCACCCCGGGCAGCACGTCGGCGGGACCGAGGCGCGAGAGCAGCTCGACGTAGCGGCGGTTCTTCCGTTCGGCGAGCTCGTGCAGCTCGCCCTCTGAGAGCACGAGACCAGAGCCCTCGAGGATCAGCTGCAGCGACCGCAGCCTGTCGACGCCCTTCAGCGCCTCGTTGCGCCGCCTGTCGAACGGCACGCCGAGGTGGTCGGCCAGCTCCTGCCACGCCTGGTAGTGCAGCTCGGCCGTGTCCGTGATGACGCCGTCGAGGTCGAAGACGACGCCGCGGAGCTCGGGGCCCGTCGGCACGGCGACCGCCGACCCGGGAGCGAGCTCCACGGGGCGTCCGCGGTGCAGCAGCTCGACCGGTCTACCTGCCAGCAGGCGGTACGTGGTGGACGCGCGCGTGACGTCGACGAGGAAGCGGGACCCGCGCCAGTTCAGACGGAACGCCAGCCTCCGCCAGCGCGCGGGCAGCCGCGGGCGCAGCGAGACGCGGCCGCCCTCCACCCGGTAGCCGGCGAAGCCGTCGACCAGAGCCAGGTAGGTGCCCCCCATGGCCGCGACGTGCACGCCGTGGTCGGCGTTGCCGTGCGTGTCGTCGAGGTCGATGCGCGCCGTGGCGTCGAAGAAGAGCGCTGCCGTCTCGAGGTCGCCCAGCTCGGCGTAGGCGACCGCGTGGGCGCAGGCGGAGAGGGAGGAGTCGTGCGTCGTTCGCGGGGCGTAGTAGGCGACGTCGCGGCGGAGCTGCCAGCGCGGCACGTCGTGGGGGAGGAGCGTGTGCGCCAGCACCACGTCGGCCTGCTTCAGGACCTGGTGCCGGTAGATGTCGAGGTAGTGGTAGTGCAGCAGCAGGGGGTAGCTCTCCGGCGGCACCTCGTCCCACGGCCACTCGGGCTTCGAGAGGAAGCTCGCGTCCTGCTTCGTCACGCCGAGGCGGTCGTCGACGGCCAGGTGCACGAGGGGGGCGAGCTCGAACCAGCGCGCCACCTCCTCGTCCCGCAGGCCGACGCGCTCCTTCACCGCCGCGAAGCGCCCGGGGTCGCGCAGCGCGAGCGAGCCGGCCAGCTCGGCGGCGTAGAGCAGGGTCTCGCGCACGAGCTTGTTCGTGTAGTGGTTGTCGTCGATCAGCGCCGTGTACTCGTCGGGCCCCGTGACCGTGTGCAGGTGGAACCTGCCGTCGAGGCCCACGGAGCCGTAGCCCGCGTAGAAGCGCGCGCACTCGAAGACGACGTCGGCGCCGCCCTCCCACAGGAGCTCGACGTCGTCCGTGGCCTCCACGTAGCGCCTGAGCGCCAGCACGATGTCGCCGTCGATGTGCACCTGCGCGGTGCCGGCGGGGAAGTACGCCGAGGCCTCTGGTCCGGCGATCGTGCGCCACGGGTAGAGCGCCCCGGCGCGGTGCAGCTCGCGAGCGCGGGCCACGGCCGCCGGCAGCAGGGCGACGCGGTAGGAGAGCAGCGACCTGGCCAGCTCGGGCCAGACGCGCGTGAGCACGGGCACGACGTAGACCTCGCTGTCCCAGAACGTGTGCCCCTCGTAGCCCTCGCCGGTGAGCCCCTTGGCGGCGATGCTGGTGCGGCCGTCGCGCCCGGCGCCCTGCAACAGGTGGAAGAGCCCCAAGCGCACCGCCTGCTGCACGTCGTCGTCGCCCTCTACGACGACGTCGGAGGACTCCCAGAACCGCTCCAGGAACGCCCGCTGGCCCTCGAGGAGAGCCGTGACGCCGCCCGCGGCGGCGTAGGCGTCGAGCTCGGCGCGGGCGGCGCCCAGGAGGTCCGCCGGCTGCGCCAGGCGCGCGTCGAGGTAGACCACGCGCACGTCCACGCGCACCGGACCCGCGGCGTCGAAGGTCGCCGACCAGGAGGCGGAGAACGGCTCGCTGGCGGCGGAGGAGACGAAGCCGGCGCCCGTGATCTCGTGGTCGGCGCCGCAGACGAGCTGCATGCCGCTGCGGTCGGCTCGCTGGCTCAGCAGGAGCCTGCCGGCGGTGTCGTGCTCGTGGGCGACGGGCTGCAGGACCTGCCCGGCGAGCGCGGAGCCGAGACGCGGGTCGCCCCTCTCGACCTGGTTGCGCACGCGCCCGTCGACGGTGTGGCCGACGTCGAGCCGCACGGGGCCGTCGAGCGGCTCCACCTCGAGGCGGATCGCCATGCGCGGGGCGTGCTCCAGGGAGACGCACCGCGTGTACCTCAGCCGCGTCCTCTTGCCGTCCGCGCCGGCCCAGACGAGCGAGCGGGTCAGCGTGCCGCTACGCAGGTCGAGCGCGCGCTCGTGCCCCGCGGCGCGCGCACCGACGCGCACCGGCTCGCCGTCGACGGCCACGGTCAGGCGCGTCGCGTCGGTGACGTTGAGGAGCGTCTGCCTGACCTTCGCCTGGCCGTAGCCGCCCTCCGCGTAGACGATCTGGTCGAGCTCGTGGAAGCCGTTGAGGAAGGTGCCCGGCACGGAGGCGACGCCGGGAGGCGCCCCCTCGTCGAGGACCCCGCGCACGCCCAGGTAGCCGTTGCCGAGCGCGAAGACGCTCTCGTGGGCCGCCAGGCGCTCGGGGTCGAAGGCGACCTCGCGCACCCGCCACGGCTCGACCGTGAGGCTGCGCCTGCCCTCGCGGCGCAGCCGCTCGAGACCCCGCGCCGGCACGTCAGGCGGAAGGCACGGCCGCCAGGTCGGGGCGCACCGCGTGGAGGTGGTCCAGGTGCTCGGTCAGCTCGCGCGCCGTCTCCTCGTCGAGCTGCGCGCCGGGCGCGCGCACCAGGGCGTGGCGGATCGCGCCGCGGCGGCGGTAGACCTCCTTGCGGACGGCCAGTCCGACGCCGGGCTGGAACTCGAAGGCGAGGAACGCGGCGGCCTTCCGGTACTCCGCCGACGCGCGGCGCCGGGCCTCGTCGCCCGCCGACGAGCCGCGGACGGCGCCGACGAGGAGCTCGGGGAACGACACGCCGGTCATCACGCCGGCGGCGCCGCGCGCCAGCTCCTCGACGAGGTGGAGGCCGCCGAGGCCGCCGAGGACCGCCAGGCCGGGGGCCAGGCGCTTGAGCGCGCTCAGCTTCGCGCCGGTGGGCGGGTCCTCGAGCTTCACCGTCGTCACGGACGGCACCTCGGTGTGGAGACTGGCCAAGGTGGCCGGCGAGACCCGCACGCCCGTCGACGCCGGGTAGTCGTGCACGACCACGGGCAGGCGACCGCCGCCGGCGGCGAGGGCCTCGTCGAGCTCGCGGTACTGGGCCAGCACGGCGGCCTCGTCGGAGGCGACAGGCGCGACCATCAGGCCGGCGGCGCCGAGCTCGACGAAGCGCAGGGCGCGCTCGACGGACACCTTCACGCCGCCCGCGCTGGCGCCGGCGACGACGGGAACGCGTCCGCCCGCGGCCTGCACCGCCACCGAGACGACGACCTCCTGCTCGGCCTCCGAGAGCTTGTGGGCCTCGCCGAGGAAGCCCAGGACCGTGACGCCGTCCACGCCGGCGGCCACGAGGAACCGGACGAGGGAGGCCACGCTCTCCTCGTCGAGCCTGCCGTCCGGGGTGAAGGGCGTGGGCATGATCGTGTGGACGCCGCGGAGGGCGGCGGGTCGGTCGTCCGGCCCGCGGCGCTCCGACGCGCCGGGTGCCGAGCCTCGGTCCTCCAGGTCTGCGACTCGCGTGTCCGTATCGTGCGCGCTGCGCGGCGCGCTCCCCTGGCTGTTCACTCCCACTCGGACAGGCTACCGCGCAGCCGGCCCCTGTCGACGGCGGCGTAGCGGCGCGCCATGTCGCTGGCCCGGTGCCTGAGGTGCTCCTGGACGAGGGCGAGGTCGCCGGTCTGCCGGTAGAGCCGCTTGCCGGCGGCGTGCCGCAGCGCGTGGACCCCCTTGAACTCCACCTGCGCCCTCTGGCAGAGCCGGCGCAGGCGGTTGTAGACGCCGTACTGCGAGCGCAGCTCGAGCACCTCGGCGCGGTGCCGGGCGACCGGGTCGCGCTCGACCTCGCGGGCGTAGGAGCTCAGCTCGGCGGCGAGCCGCGGGCTGATCACGACCTCCTCCCGCTCCTCGTCTCCGTCCTCGGCGCCCTCGCGCCGGCCCGGTCCGGGGCTCGCCGGACGCACGCGCAGCGTGCCGGACCGCAGGTCGACGTCCTCCCAGCGCAGGCGGACCATCTCGCCCACGCGCAGGCCGGCGTGGGCGCCGAGCAGGAGCATGACGCGCTCGTGGGCGTCGCGCGCGGCGGCGAGCAGCTCGTTGAGCTCCATCTCCGTGTAGGCGCGCGCCCCGTCGGTGTCGTCGGCGCCGGCGAAGTCGCCCCGGCCGAGGTCGCGGAACGGGTCCGCGGTCGTCGCCCCCGCCCAGGTCAGCGCCCCGTAGAGCGCCCTGCCGGACGCGACCCGCAGCGCCACGGTGGCGGGGGATAGGGGACCGCGCTTCACCCTGCGTCCGCGCCTGCCCTGCGGCTGGCTCGCGACGAGAGGCTCCCGCTCGCCCTCGAGCAGGCGGCGGACGTACTCGCGCCCCGCCTCACGGCTCGGCGCCAGCAGGTCGTCCTCCGGCCAGAGCGCGAGGAGCTCCTTGAGGCCGCGCCGGTAGGCGCGCAGCGTGTGCCGGCTGGGGCGCGACCCCGGCAGCGTCAGGTGCGCCTCGACCAGCTCCCACAGCCCCTGCTCGTCGCGCGCCGCGGCCGCGTTCTCGGCGTGACGCCTCAGCGCCTCCTCGGAGAGGCCCTGGAGCCTGGCGACGCGCTGGGCCGGCGTGGCCCCCGAGAGCTCGAGCGAGGTGATGCTCACGAGGCCACGCTAAGCCGTCCGCGCCCGTGCGACGGTGAACCTGGTCGCATTATCAAATCTGGGCGTGTCCACGAACGAGCGGGCGACCGCGACGCCGCACTCCCTCACCCCTCACTCACCACCCAGGGCGTCGGCGATCCGCTCGGCGTTGTAGCGCAGCAGCTCCTGGTACGTCTCCGGCCCGGGCGGACCGCCGATCGGGTCGAGCGTCACGACCTCGACGCCCGCGGACTCGGCGACGACCGCCGCCGTCCGACCGTAGAGCTGGCGCTCGTCGAAGACCACGCGGGCGCCGGCG comes from Trueperaceae bacterium and encodes:
- a CDS encoding MarR family transcriptional regulator, which encodes MTSPGSTLPTSEREAALRLLASLQRARRTLVGFGEGCASRLGLSFPELLVLNELVVTSHPTVVSRSTGLPPSTVSRLLRSLEGRGLVERAVDSQDLRRFRVSLTREGKRVVARSRDCLAASLQPKIARLGMAGVDQLFGALSVLEADES
- the pgmB gene encoding beta-phosphoglucomutase; translated protein: MPARGLERLRREGRRSLTVEPWRVREVAFDPERLAAHESVFALGNGYLGVRGVLDEGAPPGVASVPGTFLNGFHELDQIVYAEGGYGQAKVRQTLLNVTDATRLTVAVDGEPVRVGARAAGHERALDLRSGTLTRSLVWAGADGKRTRLRYTRCVSLEHAPRMAIRLEVEPLDGPVRLDVGHTVDGRVRNQVERGDPRLGSALAGQVLQPVAHEHDTAGRLLLSQRADRSGMQLVCGADHEITGAGFVSSAASEPFSASWSATFDAAGPVRVDVRVVYLDARLAQPADLLGAARAELDAYAAAGGVTALLEGQRAFLERFWESSDVVVEGDDDVQQAVRLGLFHLLQGAGRDGRTSIAAKGLTGEGYEGHTFWDSEVYVVPVLTRVWPELARSLLSYRVALLPAAVARARELHRAGALYPWRTIAGPEASAYFPAGTAQVHIDGDIVLALRRYVEATDDVELLWEGGADVVFECARFYAGYGSVGLDGRFHLHTVTGPDEYTALIDDNHYTNKLVRETLLYAAELAGSLALRDPGRFAAVKERVGLRDEEVARWFELAPLVHLAVDDRLGVTKQDASFLSKPEWPWDEVPPESYPLLLHYHYLDIYRHQVLKQADVVLAHTLLPHDVPRWQLRRDVAYYAPRTTHDSSLSACAHAVAYAELGDLETAALFFDATARIDLDDTHGNADHGVHVAAMGGTYLALVDGFAGYRVEGGRVSLRPRLPARWRRLAFRLNWRGSRFLVDVTRASTTYRLLAGRPVELLHRGRPVELAPGSAVAVPTGPELRGVVFDLDGVITDTAELHYQAWQELADHLGVPFDRRRNEALKGVDRLRSLQLILEGSGLVLSEGELHELAERKNRRYVELLSRLGPADVLPGVRELLDELDAAGVRFALASASRNAPAVLSRLGLAGRFAAVVDPSLVFRGKPEPETFERGAHALGLLTDECVGVEDAAAGVEAVVGAGMAAVGVGPEDVLGAAHLTLPDTSALTLARLREAHARAFPA
- a CDS encoding dihydrodipicolinate synthase family protein, with the protein product MGVNSQGSAPRSAHDTDTRVADLEDRGSAPGASERRGPDDRPAALRGVHTIMPTPFTPDGRLDEESVASLVRFLVAAGVDGVTVLGFLGEAHKLSEAEQEVVVSVAVQAAGGRVPVVAGASAGGVKVSVERALRFVELGAAGLMVAPVASDEAAVLAQYRELDEALAAGGGRLPVVVHDYPASTGVRVSPATLASLHTEVPSVTTVKLEDPPTGAKLSALKRLAPGLAVLGGLGGLHLVEELARGAAGVMTGVSFPELLVGAVRGSSAGDEARRRASAEYRKAAAFLAFEFQPGVGLAVRKEVYRRRGAIRHALVRAPGAQLDEETARELTEHLDHLHAVRPDLAAVPSA
- a CDS encoding site-specific integrase, with amino-acid sequence MSITSLELSGATPAQRVARLQGLSEEALRRHAENAAAARDEQGLWELVEAHLTLPGSRPSRHTLRAYRRGLKELLALWPEDDLLAPSREAGREYVRRLLEGEREPLVASQPQGRRGRRVKRGPLSPATVALRVASGRALYGALTWAGATTADPFRDLGRGDFAGADDTDGARAYTEMELNELLAAARDAHERVMLLLGAHAGLRVGEMVRLRWEDVDLRSGTLRVRPASPGPGRREGAEDGDEEREEVVISPRLAAELSSYAREVERDPVARHRAEVLELRSQYGVYNRLRRLCQRAQVEFKGVHALRHAAGKRLYRQTGDLALVQEHLRHRASDMARRYAAVDRGRLRGSLSEWE